The Danio aesculapii chromosome 8, fDanAes4.1, whole genome shotgun sequence genome window below encodes:
- the abtb1 gene encoding ankyrin repeat and BTB/POZ domain-containing protein 1 — MDAVDLFSSCRKGDIARVRYLVEQRDVELNIRDKWDSTPLYYACLCGHEELVQYLLANGAKCEANTFDGERCLYGALSDAIRRLLKEYKRITAKAMQRDYYDQFLQTLLEQGNYSDVTFVVHGEMFKAHRCILSARSEYFAHMLETKWKGKSAIALKHPLVNPAAFGAIMQYFYTGRLDIDVNYVEDCKRLAKQCKIGELIEELEVKCKQVYEFVSNKPGTCVKVLTLDPHDFQLQDGMALLADSALPAELRVGYGQLPFDLTDSFPSYPDICFRVEGYDFLCHKAFFCGRSDYFKALLEDHFSEGETLQTHPSIPVITLHDVSHDLFTRILYYIYSDNTQLSHENVYEVLCVADMYLLPGLKRLCGRTLAALLNEENVLHMWRTAKLFRLSRLEDQCTEHMAKIIERLVERPEFADMIREDAGNVAARQETDSIPLVDEIRFHIASNVQTYSAIEEANQKLSALELLLASIGLEC, encoded by the exons ATGGACGCTGTTGATCTGTTTTCAAGCTGCAGAAAGGGCGACATTGCCAGAGTGAG ATACCTGGTTGAACAAAGGGATGTAGAACTGAACATCAGAGATAAGTGGGACAGCACACCTCT GTATTATGCATGTCTCTGTGGACATGAAGAGCTGGTGCAGTACCTGCTCGCCAACG GAGCAAAGTGTGAGGCGAACACGTTTGACGGTGAGCGCTGTCTGTACGGAGCTCTGAGTGACGCAATCCGCCGTCTGCTCAAAGAGTACAAGCGCATCACAGCCAAGGCCATGCAGAGAGACTATTACGACCAGTTCCTGCAGAC GCTTCTGGAGCAGGGAAACTACAGCGATGTGACATTTGTGGTTCACGGGGAGATGTTTAAGGCCCATCGGTGTATCCTGAGTGCCCGGTCTGAATACTTCGCCCACATGCTGGAGACCAAGTGGAAAGGCAAGAGTGCCATTGCACTCAAACATCCATTG GTCAATCCTGCTGCATTTGGTGCGATTATGCAGTATTTCTACACCG gTCGTTTGGATATAGATGTGAATTATGTGGAGGACTGCAAGCGTTTGGCCAAACAGTGCAAGATCGGCGAGCTCATTGAGGAGCTGGAAGTGAAGTGCAAACAGGTTTATGAGTTTG TGTCCAATAAGCCAGGGACGTGTGTGAAGGTGTTGACTCTGGATCCGCATGACTTCCAGCTGCAGGACGGCATGGCTCTGCTGGCTGACAGTGCACTTCCTGCCGAGCTACGG GTCGGATACGGTCAGCTTCCATTTGATCTTACTGACAGTTTCCCAAGTTATCCTGACATCTGCTTCCGGGTGGAGGGTTATGACTTCCTGTGTCATAAG gcgTTTTTCTGTGGCCGCAGTGATTATTTTAAGGCTCTGTTGGAGGATCATTTCAGCGAGGGTGAAACTCTACAGACTCATCCCAGTATTCCTGTCATCACGCTTCATGATGTGTCCCATGATTTGTTTACAAGAATCCTTTACTACATTTATAGTGACAACACtcag CTGTCTCATGAGAACGTGTATGAGGTGTTGTGTGTGGCCGATATGTACCTGCTGCCGGGTCTAAAGCGTCTTTGCGGCCGAACACTAGCAGCGCTGCTCAATGAGGAGAACGTGCTGCACATGTGGAGAACAGCCAAACTCTTCCGCCTGTCCCGTCTGGAGGACCAGTGCACTGAACACATGGCCAAGATCATCGAGAGG CTTGTTGAAAGACCAGAGTTTGCCGACATGATCAGAGAGGATGCTGGGAATGTGGCCGCCAGACAGGAGACGGACTCCATTCCTCTGGTGGACGAGATCCGCTTCCACATCGCCAGTAATGTTCAGACGTACAGCGCCATCGAGGAGGCCAACCAGAAACTGAGCGCCCTGGAGCTCCTGCTTGCCAGCATCGGCCTGGAGTGCTGA